The Synechococcus sp. BL107 nucleotide sequence GGCGAGTTGCGTTTTTCTGACGATGATTGAGGCGGCTTCTATGGATAACTAATTTATTTGCCCATTGTTGTGATCAAACTGAACATGGGCAGGTAAAGAGCAATCACAATAGTTCCAACAATTCCTGCCACCACAAAGACAACTGCGGGTTCCATAGCTTTTGTTAATGACGACACGGCCGATTCCACTTCTCGTTTATAAAATATTGCAAGTTTTTCGAGCATAAAACTCAGCTGACCAGTCTCCTCGCCGATTTTGATCATTGAAATTACGAGTTTTGGGAACACCCCAGAGCGACCCATGGAATAGTTGAGCTCCTGTCCTTGGCGAATAAGTAGGATTGATTCTCGTAATGTTCTGCGAACGAGTTCATTCGAGCTTGCTGAAATACAGCGTTCAATGCCATCAACAATTGGGATTCCAGAATTAACTAGTGTTGCCAGTGTGTCGCACATGCTGGCCATCTCTGATTTGCGAAGAAGATCACCAAAAAGAGGTACTTTCAGAATGTTCTTGTCGACATTAAGCCTGCCTATCGCCGTGCTGTAATACCCTCTAAATAAATACATGATTAGTAGAACTGTTAGAGGCGCGCCAAATGTGAAATATGGAGAGGTGACAAACTTTGATAGTTCGAGCAGAAAGTTTGTGAGTGCAGGAAGTTCTGCTCCCATGCCATCAAACATGGCTTTAAATCTTGGAACGATGAAGATCAGTAATGCCAAGCTCACACTTACGGCCAGCACCATAACGATCACTGGATAGACCAGTGCCCCAATGATCTGGCCTCGAATCTTTGCGCGTTCTTCTAAAAGAAGTGCAATGCGATCGAGAACATCTTCAAGAATTCCGCCGGCTTCTCCTGCTTCAATCAGTCCAATTGTCAGTGGTTCGAAGACTTTTGGATACTGACGTAAGCTGAGAGAAAGTTCCTCTCCGGCACTTAAACGTGATGAGATTCGTTGTACACATTGGCTGAGATTTTCATTTGTCATATTTTCCGCGATCAAGATTAATCCTTGTGCAAGGGGCACCCCACTTTGCAGAATGACTGCAAGTTGCCGGAAGAACACCAGCAAATCTTTTTGGGGAACTTTTAGTCTCGCGGGTGCTGGCTGACCACCCATTAATTCAGATAGTAATCCTGAGCTTTGTGGTTTTCTTTGAACAGTATTTGAAGTTTTGGTTGTTGTGGTGCTCCCGTAGCTGGCCATTGTTAATGACCCAGAAGTGCTTTTGGATTTGAGGCTTTCCCTAAGGCTTCTTCCTGGGTAATATCTCCTGATTCCACTAGTTGTTGCAAGCACTGTTCAAGGGTATTCATGCCATCCTTGCTGCCCGTTTGCAATTGTGAGTAAATCTGGCTGACTTTTCGCTCACGGATGAGGTTTGCAATGGCTGGAGTATTCACCATCAACTCATAGGCTAGGGATCGCTTGCCCTTGGTGTTCTTGCAGAGAGTTTGAGTCATCACACCGAGCAATGAAGTTGAGACTTGGAGGCGAGCTTGCTCTTGTTGATCGCCTGGGAATACATCCACAATGCGTTCAACAGTTTTCGCGGCTGATGAGGTATGTAGGGTGCCAAGAACGAGGTGGCCAGTTTCTGCCGCGGTGATGGCGAGTTGAATGGTTTCTAGATCTCTCATTTCCCCGATGTAAATCACATCTGGATCTTCTCGGAGAGCAGCGCGCAGAGCAGAGGCAAACGTTTGGGTATCCCGTTTCACCTCGCGTTGGTGAATGATCGATGTTTTGGAGTGATTGAATTCGAATTCGATTGGATCTTCAATGGTCAGAATATGTCGTTTTTGTGTTTCGAGAATGCAGTTGATGAAGGCAGCCAATGTGGTTGATTTTCCTGAACCTGTTGGTCCGGTGCAAAGCACCATTCCACGATGTTTTTCTGTGAGATCAATAAATGGTTGCGGAAGTCCTAGGTCTTGCCAGCGCGGCAGGCTATCCGGAAGGATTCTCAGGGTTAGACATCGTTTTTCATTGGCCATGTAGGCATTGATTCGAATCCGTGATAATCCCTCGAGTCCGATCGATGTATCAAGATCTCCTGTTTGTTCGTATTGCTTGAGTTTTTCTTCACCAGCAATTTCCTTGAGTAATGAGGTCATATCCTCTGAACCCATCACATTCTGAAGAATCCGAATATCGGAGTTCACCCGTATCGCGATCGGTGAGCCTTCCTCTAGGTGGATATCGGATGACCCGGCTTTAATTGCAAAACCAACAATTTGACGTGCGATGCTCATGTTCTGTTCTCCATCAACACTTATTAATGATCAGTATTACAGATCTTCCGTAGTTCCGAAATCGTCGTGAGTTGTTTCGCAATGAGATCCACAGCATAGGTTTTGAGCGTCAGCATTCCATCATCAACGGCAACGGATTCAATCTCATGGGTTGATTTCTGTTGTTTGATCGCATCGCGGATATTGCTATTTACTTTCATTAATTCATAGGTTCCAATCCGCCCCTGGTATCCAGTGCCATTGCAACGCGTGCATAGGCTTCCTTCTTCTTTGCGTTGTTTCTTCTCTTCTGCGTTGAGTGCATTGGCAAAGCGTGCTGTGGTTCCCACAGGCAGTC carries:
- a CDS encoding type IV pilus twitching motility protein PilT, which produces MSIARQIVGFAIKAGSSDIHLEEGSPIAIRVNSDIRILQNVMGSEDMTSLLKEIAGEEKLKQYEQTGDLDTSIGLEGLSRIRINAYMANEKRCLTLRILPDSLPRWQDLGLPQPFIDLTEKHRGMVLCTGPTGSGKSTTLAAFINCILETQKRHILTIEDPIEFEFNHSKTSIIHQREVKRDTQTFASALRAALREDPDVIYIGEMRDLETIQLAITAAETGHLVLGTLHTSSAAKTVERIVDVFPGDQQEQARLQVSTSLLGVMTQTLCKNTKGKRSLAYELMVNTPAIANLIRERKVSQIYSQLQTGSKDGMNTLEQCLQQLVESGDITQEEALGKASNPKALLGH
- a CDS encoding type II secretion system F family protein; this encodes MASYGSTTTTKTSNTVQRKPQSSGLLSELMGGQPAPARLKVPQKDLLVFFRQLAVILQSGVPLAQGLILIAENMTNENLSQCVQRISSRLSAGEELSLSLRQYPKVFEPLTIGLIEAGEAGGILEDVLDRIALLLEERAKIRGQIIGALVYPVIVMVLAVSVSLALLIFIVPRFKAMFDGMGAELPALTNFLLELSKFVTSPYFTFGAPLTVLLIMYLFRGYYSTAIGRLNVDKNILKVPLFGDLLRKSEMASMCDTLATLVNSGIPIVDGIERCISASSNELVRRTLRESILLIRQGQELNYSMGRSGVFPKLVISMIKIGEETGQLSFMLEKLAIFYKREVESAVSSLTKAMEPAVVFVVAGIVGTIVIALYLPMFSLITTMGK